A window from Abyssibacter profundi encodes these proteins:
- a CDS encoding cytochrome P460 family protein codes for MKQIVLGLAVALILAVGPALVEAGDEASPYPQHIKMFDTPPAYAEQLGDYRRRWERLTGFEYSGLHWNQFIMVYTNLGGEVYQNNYLEFMRWYEDPDEPDNLPQYQPYPVGTVVLKENFLAEEGKPTQATTVTAMIKQPPGYAPAAGDWEYLQFDAAGRIIVAGRGDDPAIHALCADCHNNMAERDYIFSQIYSAAGRD; via the coding sequence GTGAAACAGATCGTCCTGGGGCTTGCGGTCGCACTGATCCTGGCCGTCGGGCCCGCCCTTGTGGAGGCCGGAGACGAGGCCTCGCCCTACCCCCAACACATCAAAATGTTCGATACGCCACCGGCGTATGCAGAGCAGCTAGGGGATTACCGTCGACGCTGGGAGCGACTCACCGGTTTTGAGTACTCCGGCCTGCACTGGAACCAGTTCATCATGGTCTACACCAACCTCGGCGGCGAGGTGTACCAGAACAATTATCTGGAATTCATGCGCTGGTACGAGGATCCGGACGAGCCCGACAATCTGCCCCAGTACCAGCCGTATCCTGTTGGCACTGTGGTGCTCAAGGAAAACTTCCTGGCAGAAGAAGGCAAGCCCACGCAGGCCACCACGGTCACGGCCATGATCAAACAGCCGCCTGGCTACGCGCCGGCGGCCGGAGACTGGGAATATCTACAGTTTGACGCAGCCGGTCGGATCATCGTGGCCGGTCGCGGCGACGATCCGGCCATTCATGCGCTATGCGCTGACTGCCACAACAATATGGCCGAGCGAGACTACATTTTCTCGCAGATCTACAGCGCAGCGGGCCGCGACTAA
- a CDS encoding serine hydrolase domain-containing protein translates to MRRRLLAALGLIGLAGVLALLGLLRPWATYNPIKLNTMFAEDQRVAHFRAMEGLMPYRVVDAADRPFQFDAAPAAIVDQYSYAGETRRLDDFLTRVDATGLLVIQDDRIVHEQYRLGASETTRHTSWSVAKSFVATLVGVALREGRIASLDDPIDRYAPSLTGSVYEGVPIRHVLEMSSGIDFDETYNSRRSDIQMLFVKLFAFRQRLTAVLHDYDRARPSGSHFHYASIETQALGQLLSELYDQPLSKLLEDKLWQPLGMAGQAYWNTDRMGEQGMELAFCCLNAQLRDYAKLGRLYLQQGQWQGRALLPDGWVPMATTPPRQDMQPGQSDYAYGPRGYGLHWWIPADAQREYFAAGVWGQYIYVSEPDRLIIVRSSVDPEYRANMDESIVVFRAIRDGLRAAATAD, encoded by the coding sequence ATGCGTCGTCGACTGCTGGCCGCACTGGGGCTGATCGGACTCGCCGGGGTGCTCGCCTTGCTGGGTCTGCTCAGGCCCTGGGCGACCTACAATCCGATCAAACTCAACACGATGTTCGCGGAGGATCAACGGGTCGCGCACTTCCGGGCGATGGAAGGATTGATGCCGTATCGCGTGGTTGACGCCGCCGACCGGCCGTTTCAATTCGACGCGGCGCCCGCCGCGATTGTCGATCAATACTCGTATGCGGGAGAGACGCGACGCCTGGATGATTTCCTGACTCGCGTCGACGCGACCGGGCTCTTGGTCATTCAGGACGATCGCATCGTGCATGAGCAGTATCGCCTCGGGGCCAGCGAGACCACTCGACACACCTCGTGGTCGGTGGCCAAGTCTTTCGTCGCCACGTTGGTGGGTGTGGCGCTGCGCGAAGGTCGCATCGCGTCGCTGGATGATCCGATAGACCGCTATGCGCCGTCACTGACCGGCAGCGTTTACGAAGGGGTGCCGATACGCCACGTGTTGGAGATGTCGTCAGGTATCGATTTTGACGAGACCTACAACAGCCGTCGCTCCGATATTCAGATGCTGTTCGTCAAGCTGTTCGCGTTCCGGCAACGCCTGACGGCGGTCTTGCATGACTACGACCGAGCGCGCCCCAGTGGCAGTCACTTTCATTATGCGAGCATCGAGACCCAGGCTCTGGGCCAGCTGCTAAGCGAGCTGTACGACCAGCCGCTGAGCAAGCTGCTGGAGGACAAGCTATGGCAGCCCTTGGGTATGGCCGGTCAGGCGTACTGGAACACGGATCGCATGGGCGAGCAGGGCATGGAACTGGCGTTCTGCTGCCTCAACGCCCAGCTGCGTGATTACGCCAAGCTCGGGCGGTTGTATTTGCAACAGGGCCAATGGCAAGGCCGTGCCTTGTTACCGGATGGCTGGGTGCCGATGGCAACGACGCCTCCGCGTCAGGACATGCAACCGGGCCAGTCCGACTACGCGTACGGCCCGCGAGGCTACGGGCTGCACTGGTGGATTCCGGCGGATGCGCAGCGCGAGTACTTTGCTGCCGGTGTCTGGGGCCAGTACATCTATGTGTCCGAGCCCGACCGGCTCATCATCGTGCGTAGCAGCGTCGACCCGGAATACCGGGCCAACATGGATGAATCCATCGTGGTATTCCGCGCGATTCGTGATGGCCTGCGCGCGGCCGCGACTGCAGATTAG
- a CDS encoding SDR family oxidoreductase, with product MRKTILITGASAGLGAGMAREFAARGRHLALCARNTDALESLRSELSAKYPEIRISLRALDVCNYDQVFEVFNAFREEFGTLDRIIVNAGIGFGAQIGTGHFSTNLRTATTNFTAALAQCEAAMEIFRAQNAGHLVAMSSVSAVRGFKGPAATYAATKAGLANLAEGIRLDCLGTPINVSTILPGYILTAINADLKNAPFRVDVETGCRALVKTIEREPASAFVPGWPWGLVARLMRWLPLGALARMG from the coding sequence GTGCGAAAAACAATTCTGATCACCGGCGCGAGCGCTGGGCTGGGCGCCGGCATGGCACGCGAGTTTGCCGCGCGGGGGCGTCATCTGGCGCTTTGTGCGCGCAACACCGATGCGCTGGAGAGCCTGCGGTCCGAGCTGTCGGCCAAGTATCCCGAGATCCGCATCAGCCTGCGGGCACTGGATGTCTGCAATTACGACCAGGTTTTCGAAGTCTTTAACGCGTTTCGTGAAGAATTCGGAACGCTGGATCGCATCATCGTCAATGCCGGTATCGGGTTCGGCGCGCAGATTGGCACGGGGCATTTTTCCACCAATCTCCGCACGGCGACGACCAATTTCACGGCCGCGCTGGCCCAGTGCGAGGCGGCGATGGAGATTTTCCGGGCGCAGAACGCCGGGCATTTGGTGGCGATGTCGTCGGTGAGCGCCGTGCGCGGCTTCAAGGGGCCGGCGGCCACCTACGCGGCCACCAAGGCAGGCCTGGCCAATCTGGCCGAAGGAATCCGCCTAGATTGCCTGGGCACGCCGATCAATGTGTCGACCATTCTGCCGGGCTACATTCTGACCGCCATTAACGCCGATCTGAAAAACGCGCCGTTTCGGGTCGATGTCGAGACCGGCTGCCGGGCCTTGGTCAAGACCATCGAGCGTGAACCGGCCTCGGCATTCGTGCCGGGCTGGCCCTGGGGGCTGGTGGCCCGGCTGATGCGCTGGTTGCCCCTGGGCGCGCTGGCGCGGATGGGCTGA
- a CDS encoding alkaline phosphatase D family protein has translation MSRRLRRMRRLSQRALSRRRFLVGAACAPVVFAGCAQDSSEPRPPVEGPKASHASFEHGVASGDPLADRVVLWTRVSGLTTDTPVEWVLASDPAMTNVLRTSGDGLDAAASAWARAESDYTVKLDVTGLSAATTYYFQFRVGAVTSPVGRTRTAPAPGAERARFALVSCSNYSTGYFNAYKVLARRDIDAVIHVGDYFYEYGNSSDLGRDHFPPHEIVTLSDYRQRHAQYRTDPDLQAMTAAHPLIAVWDDHESTNNSWADGAQNHQPDTEGDWPERRAAATRAYAEWLPIRLPEPDNPLRIWRHLPFGDLVDLLMLDTRLQRNAPETDTSATGTESADPSRTMLGEPQKAWLLDRMRASKAAGTRWRVLGQQTMMSPHRNNPDPRYSPLPYLPPEVAEEMGLRPGGGNEGGDNWGAYQFERDQLMQIWRSEGIVDNIVLTGDIHTGWASDVVEDPYTPFNPLTAELTGVPGYNPLTGDGSVAVEFTCMSVTSNNLADSPGGAVLAPLYNAAVVAANPNVAFHHAGAHGFVELEITPESATGTFWNVGTVLVPFSDTDDAEVIGRFGTSHSSVGRPNHLSPRLS, from the coding sequence ATGAGCAGACGTTTGCGCCGCATGCGGCGTTTGTCCCAGCGTGCGTTGTCGCGCAGACGCTTTCTCGTGGGCGCCGCCTGTGCGCCCGTGGTGTTCGCCGGTTGTGCACAGGACAGCTCCGAACCGCGCCCGCCTGTTGAGGGCCCTAAAGCGAGTCATGCCAGTTTCGAGCACGGGGTGGCCTCCGGTGATCCCCTGGCAGATCGCGTCGTGCTTTGGACACGGGTTAGCGGGCTGACGACGGACACGCCGGTGGAGTGGGTGTTGGCCTCCGATCCGGCGATGACCAACGTGCTGCGAACATCCGGGGACGGGCTCGACGCGGCGGCCAGTGCTTGGGCGCGAGCCGAGTCCGACTACACGGTCAAACTGGATGTCACCGGCCTGAGTGCCGCCACCACCTATTACTTTCAGTTCCGGGTTGGTGCGGTGACCTCGCCGGTGGGGCGTACACGAACGGCGCCCGCGCCGGGTGCTGAACGGGCCCGCTTCGCCTTGGTGTCTTGTTCCAATTACTCCACCGGCTACTTCAATGCCTACAAGGTGCTGGCGCGACGGGACATCGATGCGGTGATTCATGTCGGCGATTATTTCTACGAGTACGGGAACAGCAGTGATCTGGGGCGGGATCATTTTCCGCCGCATGAGATTGTCACGCTCAGCGACTACCGGCAGCGCCATGCCCAGTACCGGACCGACCCTGATCTCCAGGCCATGACGGCGGCCCATCCGCTGATCGCTGTCTGGGACGATCACGAATCCACGAACAACAGTTGGGCGGACGGGGCGCAGAATCACCAGCCCGACACCGAGGGTGACTGGCCCGAACGCCGTGCGGCGGCGACCCGCGCCTATGCCGAGTGGCTGCCGATCCGCCTGCCCGAGCCGGATAATCCGCTACGCATCTGGCGCCATCTGCCATTCGGGGATCTGGTGGACCTGCTCATGCTCGATACCCGCCTGCAGCGGAACGCTCCGGAGACGGACACGTCGGCCACTGGCACCGAGAGTGCCGATCCCAGCCGGACCATGCTGGGTGAGCCGCAAAAGGCCTGGTTGCTGGATCGGATGCGTGCTTCCAAGGCGGCAGGCACCCGTTGGCGGGTGCTGGGTCAGCAAACCATGATGTCACCGCATCGGAATAACCCGGATCCCCGCTATTCGCCCTTGCCCTACCTGCCACCCGAGGTGGCCGAGGAAATGGGCCTGCGCCCTGGCGGTGGCAACGAGGGCGGCGATAACTGGGGCGCCTACCAGTTCGAGCGCGACCAGTTAATGCAGATCTGGCGGAGCGAGGGGATTGTGGACAATATCGTGTTAACCGGCGACATCCACACCGGCTGGGCCAGCGATGTCGTCGAGGATCCCTATACGCCGTTTAATCCGCTGACCGCTGAGCTGACCGGCGTGCCCGGATACAACCCGCTAACCGGGGACGGCAGCGTGGCGGTCGAATTCACCTGCATGAGCGTGACCTCGAACAATCTGGCCGATTCGCCAGGCGGTGCCGTGCTGGCACCGCTCTACAACGCCGCGGTGGTCGCGGCCAATCCAAATGTCGCGTTCCACCACGCCGGTGCGCATGGATTTGTCGAGCTTGAGATCACCCCCGAATCGGCCACGGGCACCTTCTGGAACGTGGGGACTGTGCTGGTGCCCTTTTCGGACACGGACGACGCCGAGGTCATCGGGCGTTTCGGCACCTCGCATTCATCGGTGGGCCGACCCAATCACCTCAGCCCACGGCTGTCATAG